The Tripterygium wilfordii isolate XIE 37 chromosome 4, ASM1340144v1, whole genome shotgun sequence genome has a window encoding:
- the LOC119997625 gene encoding abscisic acid receptor PYL2 produces MEPPPKDISPEEYKDLKPLIDTYHIFEPSPNTRTSLITQRIDAPASVVWPLVRNFENPHKYKHFIKSCNMRGDGGVGSIREVTVVSGLPASTSTERLEILDDEKHILSFRVVGGEHRLKNYKSVTSVNEFNKDGKVYTIVLESYIVDIPEGNTKEDTKMFVDTVVKLNLQKLGVVAMASLHGHD; encoded by the coding sequence ATGGAACCACCCCCAAAAGACATATCCCCAGAAGAGTACAAAGACCTCAAACCTCTCATTGACACATACCACATATTCGAACCATCCCCAAACACACGCACATCCCTAATCACACAACGAATAGATGCCCCGGCCAGTGTTGTGTGGCCTTTGGTTAGGAATTTTGAGAATCCACACAAGTACAAGCACTTCATCAAGAGTTGCAACATGAGAGGTGATGGTGGAGTAGGCAGCATAAGAGAGGTAACCGTGGTTTCCGGTCTACCGGCCTCCACGAGCACCGAAAGGCTAGAGATTTTGGATGATGAGAAGCACATATTGAGCTTTAGGGTTGTTGGGGGAGAACACAGGCTCAAGAATTATAAATCTGTCACTTCTGTTAATGAATTCAACAAGGATGGGAAGGTATACACTATTGTTTTGGAGTCTTATATTGTTGACATACCAGAAGGGAATACTAAGGAGGATACAAAGATGTTTGTGGACACTGTTGTCAAGTTGAATCTTCAAAAGCTTGGTGTTGTGGCAATGGCTTCTCTCCATGGACATGATTAA